In one window of Haloarcula halophila DNA:
- a CDS encoding MBL fold metallo-hydrolase: MNAEDFPTPDAEVESVPPETLKQRIDGGESVTILDTRMSGEYEEWHIDGDNVDSSNVPYFHFLEDDLDEGVLEEVPEDREVTVLCAKGGASEYVAGTLAERGYDVHHLEDGMNGWARIYDAVEVAEYDGPGTLLQYQRPSSGCLGYFVYDDGEAAVIDPLRAFTDRYLDNADELGVDLKYALDTHIHADHISGVRDLDDEGVEGVIPAASVDRGVTYAADLANAEDGDEFHVGDVTIETVATPGHTTGMTSYLVGDSLLATGDGLFIESVARPDLEEGDEGASDAARMLYESLQERVLTLPDDTLVGGAHFSDAAEPADDTTYTAPLGQLVEEMDALTMDEDDFVETILADMPPRPANYEDIIATNLGQNAVDDDEAFTLELGPNNCAASQESLAGD, translated from the coding sequence ATGAACGCTGAAGACTTCCCGACGCCGGACGCAGAAGTCGAATCTGTCCCACCCGAAACGCTGAAACAGCGAATCGACGGCGGAGAGTCGGTCACAATCCTCGACACGCGCATGTCGGGGGAATACGAGGAGTGGCATATCGACGGTGATAACGTCGACTCGTCCAACGTTCCGTACTTCCACTTCCTGGAGGATGACTTGGACGAGGGCGTGCTCGAAGAGGTTCCCGAGGACCGCGAGGTCACGGTCCTCTGTGCCAAGGGCGGTGCCAGCGAGTACGTCGCGGGCACGCTGGCAGAACGCGGCTACGACGTGCACCACCTCGAAGACGGGATGAACGGCTGGGCCCGCATTTACGACGCCGTCGAAGTCGCCGAGTACGACGGTCCCGGGACGCTGCTGCAGTACCAGCGCCCGTCCTCCGGGTGTCTTGGCTACTTCGTCTACGACGACGGCGAGGCCGCGGTCATTGACCCGCTTCGGGCCTTCACCGACCGCTACCTTGACAACGCCGATGAGCTGGGTGTCGACTTGAAATACGCACTCGACACACACATTCACGCGGACCACATCTCCGGGGTTCGTGACCTTGACGACGAGGGCGTCGAGGGTGTTATACCCGCGGCGTCCGTCGACCGCGGCGTCACCTACGCCGCCGACCTCGCCAACGCCGAGGACGGTGACGAGTTCCACGTCGGCGACGTGACCATCGAAACCGTCGCGACGCCCGGCCACACCACCGGGATGACCTCCTACCTCGTCGGTGACAGCCTGCTCGCCACCGGCGACGGGCTCTTTATCGAGAGCGTCGCCCGGCCGGACCTCGAAGAGGGCGACGAGGGCGCATCCGACGCCGCGCGCATGCTCTACGAGTCGCTGCAGGAGCGCGTGCTCACGCTGCCCGACGACACGCTCGTCGGAGGCGCGCACTTCAGCGACGCGGCTGAACCGGCCGACGACACCACCTACACCGCACCACTCGGCCAGCTCGTCGAGGAGATGGACGCGCTGACCATGGACGAGGACGACTTCGTCGAAACGATTCTGGCCGACATGCCGCCGCGGCCGGCCAACTACGAGGACATCATCGCGACGAACCTCGGACAGAACGCCGTCGACGACGACGAGGCGTTCACGCTGGAACTGGGTCCCAACAACTGCGCGGCGAGCCAGGAATCGCTCGCGGGTGACTGA
- a CDS encoding sulfurtransferase TusA family protein, translated as MNEAFDITETLDVKGASCPMPVVKTKNAIDNLAEGSVLEVLATDSGSMSDIEGWAEGTTGVELLEQVEDGNVYKHYVEKTA; from the coding sequence ATGAATGAAGCATTCGATATCACGGAGACGCTCGACGTGAAAGGTGCATCGTGTCCTATGCCCGTCGTCAAGACCAAGAACGCCATCGACAACCTCGCCGAGGGGTCGGTACTGGAGGTGCTGGCCACGGACAGCGGCAGCATGAGCGACATCGAGGGATGGGCTGAAGGAACGACTGGCGTCGAACTACTCGAACAGGTTGAGGACGGCAACGTGTACAAGCACTACGTCGAGAAGACGGCCTAA
- a CDS encoding DsrE/DsrF/DrsH-like family protein: MSTDTPSAGDSDSMTEAELQARIEELEETVADLEADDEQKKMTIVATQGTFDMAYPPLILASTAAAFGWDVVVFHTFWGLDILHEGKSGNLQLSAVGNPNMPMPNALAALPGMDRMATRMMEKRIDDNGTATIDELIELSLDQGVELQACQMTIELMDYDEDDFYDDVTVGVGAATALQHMAESDIQLLV; the protein is encoded by the coding sequence ATGAGTACGGACACACCGTCGGCGGGCGACAGCGATTCGATGACCGAGGCCGAGCTACAGGCCCGAATCGAAGAGCTCGAGGAGACCGTCGCCGACCTGGAAGCCGACGACGAACAGAAGAAGATGACCATCGTCGCCACTCAGGGAACCTTCGACATGGCGTATCCGCCCCTCATCCTCGCCAGCACCGCGGCCGCCTTCGGCTGGGACGTCGTCGTGTTCCACACCTTCTGGGGGCTAGACATCCTCCACGAGGGAAAGTCCGGGAACCTCCAGCTGTCGGCTGTCGGAAATCCGAACATGCCGATGCCGAACGCGCTGGCGGCACTGCCAGGCATGGACCGGATGGCGACACGTATGATGGAAAAGCGCATCGACGACAACGGAACGGCGACGATCGACGAACTCATCGAGCTATCGTTGGACCAGGGTGTCGAACTCCAGGCCTGCCAGATGACCATCGAGTTGATGGACTACGACGAGGACGACTTCTACGACGACGTCACCGTTGGGGTCGGCGCGGCCACTGCACTCCAGCACATGGCCGAATCCGACATCCAGCTGCTCGTCTGA
- a CDS encoding type 1 glutamine amidotransferase yields MNQTIAIVDASVGETPAERNLSRSLDAETQVYKVSDGRFPPVPTGPNRRYDGVVVSGSQTSVYDDLDWIHDLTSWIRDVHRADVPTLGICWGHQFLAQSLGGRVVDMGEHELGYRTVRRRGDDPLFADMPASFTAFQTHSDRVAELPPGSAELARNDYGIQAFRLGTRYGVQFHPEYDRETAEWVIGNKELTDDRRAAVTATITDESVAAARDATTVFGNFLELVAAHQRRPDRFG; encoded by the coding sequence ATGAACCAAACAATCGCAATCGTCGACGCATCAGTCGGTGAGACGCCCGCAGAGCGCAACCTGAGCCGGTCGCTCGACGCCGAGACGCAGGTGTACAAAGTCAGCGACGGTCGGTTTCCACCTGTCCCGACCGGACCAAACCGACGGTACGACGGCGTGGTCGTCAGCGGCTCACAGACGTCGGTGTACGACGACCTCGACTGGATTCACGACCTCACGTCGTGGATTCGGGACGTCCATCGAGCGGACGTGCCGACGCTGGGGATTTGCTGGGGCCATCAGTTCCTCGCGCAGTCCCTCGGCGGCCGCGTGGTCGACATGGGCGAACACGAACTGGGCTACCGAACGGTTCGCCGGCGGGGCGACGACCCGCTGTTTGCCGACATGCCCGCGTCATTCACCGCGTTCCAGACCCATTCGGACAGAGTCGCCGAACTACCGCCGGGCAGTGCCGAACTGGCGCGAAACGATTACGGGATACAGGCGTTCCGTCTGGGTACGCGCTACGGCGTCCAGTTCCATCCCGAGTACGACCGCGAAACGGCCGAGTGGGTCATCGGTAACAAGGAGCTCACCGACGACCGGCGGGCGGCAGTGACGGCGACGATTACCGACGAATCGGTCGCGGCCGCCCGTGATGCGACGACGGTGTTCGGCAACTTCCTCGAACTGGTCGCCGCCCACCAGCGTCGGCCGGATCGGTTCGGCTGA
- a CDS encoding aminotransferase class V-fold PLP-dependent enzyme, translated as MTSFDQQQVTGSLTPSELRADIPGLQRGVYMNYGAHGPSPRYVVSAAREFFASHEYAAFVEDDPYRTAFDAFDDVRARVASFVGAEPDEIALTESTTAGINAVADSLGLNAGDVVVRTDLEHPAGTLPWQRLEREGVEVRVIETESGRLDRERFKTAVSGADVACFSAVTWTHGTRLPVSELVDIAHDAGAFVLVDAVQVPGQLPMDVSAWGADAVAAAGHKWLLGLWGGGFLYIDGDTANSLQPRMVGYRSVETPTADPFEYAAGARRFELGSANPALHVALAEAIDTIEDVGVDRIESRIRTLVSHFTEQVPSERLLSPVSPESGLVTVGVPNPEATVERLADAGIVVRSLPEPSAVRASIHAVNTESEVDRLATELNADL; from the coding sequence ATGACCTCGTTCGACCAGCAACAGGTGACCGGTTCACTCACTCCGAGCGAACTCCGGGCGGACATCCCCGGGCTCCAACGGGGCGTCTACATGAACTACGGCGCACATGGGCCGAGCCCTCGATACGTCGTCTCGGCTGCCCGTGAGTTCTTCGCGTCCCACGAGTACGCCGCGTTCGTTGAGGACGACCCTTACCGAACCGCCTTCGACGCTTTCGACGATGTACGGGCGCGTGTGGCCTCGTTCGTCGGTGCGGAACCCGACGAGATCGCGCTGACCGAGAGCACGACGGCCGGCATCAATGCGGTAGCCGACAGCCTCGGACTCAACGCCGGGGACGTGGTGGTCCGGACCGACCTCGAACACCCCGCCGGAACCTTGCCGTGGCAGCGGCTGGAGCGGGAGGGTGTCGAGGTTCGCGTCATCGAGACCGAGAGCGGTCGTCTGGACCGTGAACGCTTCAAAACGGCCGTCTCGGGTGCGGACGTCGCGTGTTTCAGCGCGGTTACGTGGACGCACGGCACCAGACTGCCGGTCTCCGAGCTGGTCGATATCGCGCACGACGCGGGCGCATTCGTGCTGGTCGACGCCGTGCAGGTACCAGGCCAACTGCCGATGGATGTCTCGGCGTGGGGGGCCGACGCTGTCGCCGCGGCGGGCCACAAGTGGCTGCTGGGGCTCTGGGGCGGGGGGTTCCTCTACATTGACGGCGACACGGCCAACTCACTCCAACCCAGAATGGTGGGCTACCGGAGCGTCGAGACGCCGACGGCGGACCCGTTCGAGTACGCGGCGGGCGCCCGGCGGTTCGAGCTCGGGTCAGCCAACCCCGCCCTGCACGTCGCGCTCGCGGAGGCCATCGATACCATCGAAGACGTGGGTGTCGACCGTATCGAGTCCCGAATCCGGACGCTCGTGTCCCATTTCACCGAACAGGTGCCAAGCGAGCGACTGCTGAGTCCAGTGTCACCCGAGTCCGGTCTCGTGACTGTCGGCGTCCCGAATCCGGAGGCGACGGTCGAACGGTTGGCCGATGCGGGTATTGTCGTCCGCTCGCTGCCAGAGCCCTCAGCAGTGCGAGCGTCGATACACGCAGTCAACACCGAGTCGGAAGTCGACCGGCTCGCGACTGAACTGAACGCGGACCTCTGA
- a CDS encoding NAD(P)/FAD-dependent oxidoreductase: MTGVAVIGGGPSGLSAAIYMARADRRTLVFDSGGGTTRDVDTMENVYGFPDGVTGPELVELGRKHATKFGAEIVEEEVVHVGLAGDSYRVETTDDEYKIEGVILATGADYERPAIAKVEAYEGDGVSYCVECDAFFYRDSPVAVVGTGNYAAKEALMLLDYTDDVRLLTNDSPFEADPELQDRVDDAGIRVVTDRLERLVGEDGLKGVRTKTGDRIDIDGLFVALGTAGGTDIAEMLGIPVEGGEVQTDPDQSTTAERVYAAGDVTGGHQQISTSIGEGARAAINLLEEFRGADYVDYKKIDDAAAD; this comes from the coding sequence ATGACTGGCGTGGCGGTAATCGGTGGCGGACCGAGCGGACTGAGCGCAGCGATTTACATGGCCCGGGCCGACCGGCGCACGCTTGTCTTCGACAGCGGCGGCGGGACGACCCGGGACGTCGATACGATGGAGAACGTCTACGGCTTTCCCGACGGCGTGACCGGCCCCGAACTGGTCGAGCTCGGGCGCAAACACGCGACGAAGTTCGGCGCGGAAATCGTCGAGGAGGAGGTCGTCCACGTCGGGCTTGCCGGCGACAGCTACCGCGTCGAGACCACCGACGACGAGTACAAGATAGAGGGCGTGATACTGGCGACCGGTGCCGACTACGAGCGGCCCGCTATCGCCAAGGTCGAAGCCTACGAGGGCGACGGCGTCTCCTACTGTGTCGAGTGTGACGCGTTCTTCTACCGCGACAGTCCCGTCGCCGTGGTCGGTACCGGGAACTACGCCGCGAAGGAGGCGTTGATGTTGCTGGACTACACCGACGACGTCCGACTCCTGACCAACGACTCCCCGTTCGAGGCCGACCCCGAACTGCAGGACCGGGTCGACGACGCCGGTATCCGGGTTGTCACCGACCGGCTCGAAAGGCTGGTCGGCGAAGACGGACTCAAGGGCGTCCGCACCAAGACGGGCGACCGCATCGACATTGACGGCCTGTTCGTCGCACTAGGCACTGCCGGTGGCACCGATATCGCGGAGATGCTCGGTATCCCGGTGGAGGGCGGGGAGGTACAGACCGACCCCGACCAGTCAACGACCGCCGAACGGGTGTACGCGGCCGGCGACGTGACCGGCGGTCACCAACAGATATCTACGTCAATCGGCGAAGGCGCTCGGGCGGCCATCAATCTCCTTGAGGAGTTCCGCGGGGCCGACTACGTCGACTACAAGAAAATCGACGACGCGGCGGCTGACTGA
- a CDS encoding nitrous oxide reductase accessory protein NosL: MARGTIPTLDRRTMLALMGSGSAAALAGCSGGGDRTSTATSSGGVPEQYRTATSLNGQQRDPSTLSTQSTVNYQSEPQDGQQCSGCTYYILDKNGDGVGACGIVEGTIDPSGYCTSYVAHEGSETATESQASVDVPEDARCAVCDMMATNFPDWNAQAVHDDNTRAFFCTSGCATTYYAVPDQFAATDADITGLWIRDLNSRELIDGTAAYYALETDGDRLDDPMQVNPAPFAAREDAVSYVDEVDYLTEDDIVELTAFDGELAEQYRGQLVE, translated from the coding sequence ATGGCACGAGGGACTATCCCGACACTGGACAGACGGACGATGCTCGCACTGATGGGAAGCGGGTCCGCCGCCGCTCTGGCGGGCTGTTCGGGCGGCGGTGACCGGACCTCGACCGCGACGTCGAGTGGCGGGGTGCCCGAGCAGTACCGGACGGCGACGAGTCTGAACGGCCAACAACGCGACCCCTCGACCCTCTCGACGCAGAGTACCGTGAACTACCAGTCCGAGCCACAGGACGGCCAGCAGTGTTCCGGCTGTACCTACTACATCCTCGACAAGAACGGCGACGGCGTCGGTGCCTGCGGTATCGTCGAGGGGACGATAGACCCCAGCGGGTACTGCACGAGTTACGTCGCTCACGAGGGGAGCGAAACCGCGACCGAGTCCCAGGCGTCGGTCGACGTCCCCGAGGATGCACGGTGTGCCGTCTGTGACATGATGGCCACAAACTTCCCGGACTGGAACGCACAGGCCGTCCACGACGACAACACCCGGGCGTTCTTCTGCACGTCCGGCTGTGCGACGACGTACTACGCCGTCCCGGACCAGTTCGCGGCGACCGACGCCGACATCACGGGGCTGTGGATCAGGGACCTGAACTCGCGGGAACTCATCGATGGAACAGCCGCGTACTACGCCCTCGAGACCGATGGAGACCGTCTCGACGACCCGATGCAGGTCAATCCCGCTCCCTTTGCCGCCCGCGAGGACGCCGTCAGCTACGTCGACGAGGTCGACTACCTTACCGAGGACGACATCGTCGAACTGACCGCTTTCGACGGCGAACTGGCCGAGCAGTACCGTGGCCAACTCGTCGAGTAG
- a CDS encoding SCO family protein: MQRRAFLTGSLGVAAASAGCLTAALRGDDGGETVLAPQADQQHDGGSLPYPTYGEPLPSFTVPDPLADELVASDDVDGTLVVTAFFTTCPAECVQLIGQLAGVQHGTIERGIDGEVTFLAVTFDPSRDDAQALREYGQQMNVDLSAGNWRFLRPDSPERAETVVEGKLGVTFDRIDAKTSERLEGYDFRHLSLTFLRNPGGTVERAYRTERPDHQRVLSDIKTVVEATS, encoded by the coding sequence ATGCAGCGACGGGCCTTCCTCACAGGCAGTCTTGGCGTCGCCGCTGCGAGTGCCGGTTGTCTCACGGCTGCACTCAGAGGCGACGACGGCGGCGAAACAGTGCTCGCCCCACAGGCCGACCAGCAACACGACGGTGGGAGCCTCCCGTATCCGACGTACGGAGAGCCGTTGCCGTCGTTCACCGTCCCCGACCCGTTGGCCGACGAACTGGTCGCGAGCGACGACGTCGACGGCACGCTGGTAGTAACCGCCTTCTTTACCACCTGTCCCGCCGAGTGCGTCCAGCTCATCGGCCAGCTGGCTGGCGTCCAACACGGCACCATCGAGCGGGGCATCGATGGGGAGGTGACTTTCCTCGCGGTCACGTTCGACCCCAGCCGTGACGACGCACAGGCCCTCCGGGAGTACGGACAGCAGATGAACGTCGACCTGTCGGCGGGGAACTGGCGGTTCCTCCGGCCGGACTCCCCGGAGCGCGCCGAAACCGTCGTTGAGGGGAAGCTCGGCGTGACCTTCGACCGTATCGACGCCAAGACGTCCGAACGGTTGGAGGGATACGACTTCCGGCACCTCTCGCTTACATTCCTTCGGAACCCGGGCGGCACCGTCGAGCGGGCCTACCGGACCGAGCGGCCCGACCACCAGCGCGTGCTCTCGGACATCAAGACGGTCGTTGAGGCGACCAGCTGA
- a CDS encoding sulfite exporter TauE/SafE family protein, which produces MQSCTPANPLLGTETLGLPVLVLVGLLGGAHCIGMCGPLVAMYADRMDEGRRDDVLSFREIRQHAMFNLGRTATYTLLGGLFGLAGQLTFVSVREVTLVATEVRAVTGIVVGLVVAVVGVGYVTGNGVRTVPISGLDRVTSRLRNAMLQRVDEWVGDYRIAGLGAVHGFLPCPLLYPAYLYAFVQGSALGGAAALGALGLGTVPAVFVTGTVFDGLDIGSRQRLHRGLGVAFVVLGYIPLQHGLAALGIALPAVPLPHFQPW; this is translated from the coding sequence ATGCAGTCCTGTACACCTGCCAATCCGCTGCTTGGCACGGAGACGCTCGGATTGCCGGTACTGGTACTCGTCGGCCTGCTCGGCGGGGCCCACTGTATCGGAATGTGCGGGCCGCTGGTCGCGATGTACGCCGACCGGATGGACGAGGGCCGGCGCGATGACGTCCTGTCGTTCCGGGAGATTCGCCAGCATGCGATGTTCAACCTCGGACGGACGGCCACCTACACGCTTCTGGGTGGGCTGTTCGGGCTTGCGGGCCAGCTCACCTTCGTCAGCGTCCGGGAGGTAACTCTCGTCGCGACGGAAGTCAGGGCGGTGACGGGTATCGTCGTGGGTCTCGTCGTCGCCGTCGTTGGTGTCGGCTACGTTACCGGCAACGGTGTGCGAACCGTACCGATTTCAGGCCTCGACCGAGTAACGAGCCGGCTACGGAATGCCATGCTCCAGCGAGTCGACGAGTGGGTCGGCGACTACCGCATCGCCGGCCTCGGTGCCGTTCACGGATTCCTGCCGTGTCCGCTGCTGTACCCGGCGTACCTGTACGCCTTCGTGCAAGGCTCTGCACTTGGTGGGGCGGCAGCACTTGGCGCTCTCGGGCTTGGGACCGTTCCGGCCGTCTTCGTAACCGGGACAGTGTTCGACGGACTGGATATCGGCAGTCGTCAGCGCCTCCACCGTGGCCTCGGTGTCGCCTTCGTCGTGCTCGGCTACATCCCGCTGCAACACGGTCTCGCCGCGCTCGGCATCGCGCTTCCGGCCGTCCCGCTTCCGCACTTCCAGCCCTGGTGA
- a CDS encoding sulfurtransferase TusA family protein, which translates to MTTNQSQSEADTTVDARGATCPGPLMDLISEVRAVDTGTVIALLSDAEKSPTEVEEWAEKSGNEVTDVVDQGDHNRIHVRKL; encoded by the coding sequence ATGACCACCAATCAGAGTCAATCTGAGGCAGATACGACCGTCGACGCCAGGGGTGCGACGTGTCCGGGTCCGCTGATGGATCTCATCTCCGAGGTTCGGGCCGTCGATACCGGTACTGTCATCGCCCTGCTGAGCGACGCCGAGAAGTCGCCGACCGAGGTTGAGGAGTGGGCCGAGAAGTCCGGCAACGAGGTCACCGATGTCGTAGACCAGGGCGACCACAACAGGATTCACGTGAGGAAGCTATGA